GGGCGCGACGCCGCATGTGCGCGAGCTGCGGATGCGGGCCAAGCTGACGCAGGCCGAATTCGCCACAAAATTATGCGTGCCGATCGAGACCATTCGCAACTGGGAGCAGGGCAAACGCTCGCCGCGCGGACCGGCGCGGGCGCTTCTGGCCGTGATCGCCCATGCGCCGGACATGGTGTTCGCAGCCCTTGCGGCCAACGGTCCGCGTAGCTGATCGCGAATTGCGTTCGGACAGGAACGCCCCCACATTTCTATCGTATGCTGCGAAGTTGCAGGAGCCGTCATGCAATTCGTCGAGGCAGGTGGAGCGCGGATACCGATCCTGGGACTGGGCACCTGGGAAATGGAAGGGCGCGATTGCTCGCGGGCGGTGGAGCAAGCGCTGCGGCTCGGCTATCGCCTTGTCGATACCGCGCAGGTTTATGAAAACGAGCGCGAGGTCGGCGACGGCATCCGCCTGTCAGGCGTGCCGCGCAATGAAGTGTTCCTGATTACGAAAGTCTGGACCACGCATTTCGCCCCGAACGAACTCGTTCGCTCGGTCAAGGACAGCGTGTCGCGGTTGCGCTCGGAAATCGATCTGCTGCTGCTGCACTGGCCGAACCCGCAGGTGCCGCTGGCGGAGACGCTCGGCGCGATGGCGCGGGTCAGGGAGCTTGGCCTCACGCGCCATATCGGCCTGTCCAATTTCACCGTGGCATTGATGGAGCAGGCGCTGGCGCTCAGCGCCGAACCGCTGGTGTGCGATCAGGTCGAGTATCATCCCTATCTCGATCAGACCAAGGTGATCGAGGCGTGCCGTGCCCATGGCCTTGCGATGATCGCCTATAGCCCGATCGCGAAGGGCCGCATCAAGAACGACGCCACGCTCGCGGAGATCGGACGGCGTTACGGCAAGACCCCCGCGCAGGTGTGCCTGCGCTGGCTGATCCAGCAGAATGTCGTCGCGATTCCGCGCACCTCGAAGATCGAGCGATTGTCGGAAAATCTCGACGTGTTCGATTTCACCCTCGACGATGACGACATGGCGGCGCTGTTCGCGATGGGCTCAAGGGAAGGGCGCATCACCGATTTCGGCTTCGCGCCCCAGTGGGATTAAAAAATCTGTCACGATAAAAAGACTTCAGGCCGCCGCATCCGAATGGCTATAAGCGGGCGATGACCTATCTCGCCTCTAAAATCTTCGGATTCCTCGTCACGCCCTCCAATCTTGTCGCGACGATCTGCCTGATCGGCGTGGTGCTGTCGCTGACGCGATGGCGGCGCGCGGGTGTCCGTGTCGG
The nucleotide sequence above comes from [Pseudomonas] carboxydohydrogena. Encoded proteins:
- a CDS encoding aldo/keto reductase is translated as MQFVEAGGARIPILGLGTWEMEGRDCSRAVEQALRLGYRLVDTAQVYENEREVGDGIRLSGVPRNEVFLITKVWTTHFAPNELVRSVKDSVSRLRSEIDLLLLHWPNPQVPLAETLGAMARVRELGLTRHIGLSNFTVALMEQALALSAEPLVCDQVEYHPYLDQTKVIEACRAHGLAMIAYSPIAKGRIKNDATLAEIGRRYGKTPAQVCLRWLIQQNVVAIPRTSKIERLSENLDVFDFTLDDDDMAALFAMGSREGRITDFGFAPQWD
- a CDS encoding helix-turn-helix domain-containing protein; this encodes MKRLRLKADGRIVEVVDGREAPFVAGAVSAIDSEAGATPHVRELRMRAKLTQAEFATKLCVPIETIRNWEQGKRSPRGPARALLAVIAHAPDMVFAALAANGPRS